AGTTATTATATAATTAATAAGGTATTTAGGTAAATACCTCATCAACATATTAATTGTCATATTTCTGTTTGAACTTAAACTTGCCCATTTTGTGCGCATTTTCCTAAAGAAAATTTTATTAACCTTGACCTTAAGGTATTGGGAATTTGTTCCAACTAAATCGTAAACTATATTCTTAAATTGAATCTCATTTCGCTTAACAAGTTTTTTATTCTTGGCGGAGAGTAGTGTATTCTCAATAAAAATCTGTTTCTTTTTTATCCAAATTCTATGTTTATTCAAAACTGACTCAGAGTCTACGCCGAAAGGTAAAATCAAATGCAACTTACCAGTTCTAAATTCTAAACGCGGATATTTAATTTTCCGAAAAAAAATTTGATAATTATCCACCATAAGTTTTAATATATTCAATTAATTTCTCATTAATTTCATCAATATCAGATAGTGTAATACCATATTGCTTCCGATACTTTCTAACAAATCTTCGGACCTCTCGCTCAATTTCTTTTCTGGCAGTTATTTGATAAGTCCATCCAGTATAAGCGCGACTCCCAACAATTTTAGCCAACTTTTTAACATCATCGATAAATTCTGGTCTTGTTCCAAGTTTCGCTTCTAAAGTAAGCAGCATCGCATATTCAAAATCCGAAAAACCGAGTATTCGTTGTCTTTGATTAAGTCGGTTTATTTCGTTAATTGCTAACACGCCTTGTTTATAAATCTCTTCATAATCCTTTGTCTTTTCCCGCCATAACTGGACAAGTCTTTCCACTTTGCCGACTAATGATTCGTAAATCGGATTTCGGTGGCGGTCAACTAAAACCAAGCGATTAAGAGTAAATAGAATATTAGCGGCTTTTTCTTGTGTGTTTTTAACTTCTGCTTCTAATGATTTTAGATAATTTTCATCAAAAACAATTATTGGTAATACTTCGCCATATTCAACTTTGATTGCATCGTGAACTACATCCATTGTCCTATCAAAATATTTCTGAACATATATTTTATCATCAATCTTAGCGACAGTTTTAAC
This is a stretch of genomic DNA from candidate division WOR-3 bacterium. It encodes these proteins:
- a CDS encoding M48 family metallopeptidase translates to MNKHRIWIKKKQIFIENTLLSAKNKKLVKRNEIQFKNIVYDLVGTNSQYLKVKVNKIFFRKMRTKWASLSSNRNMTINMLMRYLPKYLINYIITHELTHIVEKRHSEKFWNIISKRFANYCGLEKELFEFWFLIQKINS